AGGCTCCAGGTATGGCTGAGTTCGTTGCTCCAAAATTTGTTGGGTATAAAATTAAAACAATAAAAAACCGAACAGGCCAATGCTACCCATTGAGGCACTATCAAGCCTTGATGCATAAACAAGGCCACTACGAGGTAAAATAAAATCAAAGGAGGCAACAGGCGCAATGCCCTCCTGATTAAAAATCGCTTTATGGATACATCGCCACACTTTTCTTTTTCTTTAAGTAGAATAGTAGTAATTAAAAAACCACTCAAGCAAAAGAAACCATACAAGGCAGTGTGTCCGCTAATGGTAAGCCAAATGCGGTGTGTGAAGGCTCCACCATAAAGAAAATCAAACACTCCTAAATGCGTCATTAACACCGGAGGTACAAATGCACCACGTAGCCCATCATAGCTTTTTATATAATAACCGGAGGTTTTCACTTTCATTAAATCATGGGCAAAGTAAGTTTTGTTTGCAAAACTATTTCAAGCGTCTAAACTTTTTATTAAATCGAATTGGTCGCAACTTTCTGGCTGGCTAAACTTATTTTTAATAATACTATGGTAAGTTTTTTTTCCTGTGCAGGTATTTTGATAATACAGTGTGAGCGAAAATTTTAGACTAAATTTCAATTCAAAGGTTGGGGCATGTTCGGATATCGCTTGTTATGAATGGTGCCCACCATTTGTATTAATCGTTCGCGCAGTTCGTCCAGGTTGTTTTTTTGTTGCGCACTAATAAATACACATGGCGCATTTACCTTGGCAATCCAAGTACGTTTCAATTCCTCAAGCGAAATATTTTCTCTTGTCATTGGAGTAAGGTCGTCTTCTTCCTTAGGGGAAAACCGATATGCATCAATTTTATTAAAAACAAGAAGGGTAGGCTTATCGGCAGCATTCAGTTCTACCAGTGTTTGGTTTACTACATTTATTTGTTCTTCGAATCCGGTATGCGAAATATCTACCACATGGATGAGGATATCCGCTTCGCGCACTTCATCTAAGGTAGATTTAAACGACTCTACCAGGTCGTGCGGCAACTTGCGTATAAACCCAACTGTATCACTCAATAGAAAAGGAATGGTGGACAACACCACTTTGCGCACTGTTGTATCTAATGTTGCAAATAATTTGTTTTCGGCAAACACATCACTCTTGCTCAACAGATTCATCAGGGTAGATTTGCCAACATTGGTATAACCTATTAATGCTGCGCACCACATTGCCGCGTGATTTTCGTTGGGTGTTATTTACCTTATCAATATCAGCAAGCTTTACTTTTAATATGCTTAGCTTGTTTCGGATTGCGCGCCTGTCGGTTTCTATTTCTGTTTCTCCGGGGCCACGCATACCAATACCACCACGTTGCTTTTCAAGGTGTGTCCACATGCGTGTAAGTCGTGGTAATAAATATTGGTACTGCGCTAGCTCCACTTGTATTTTTGCTTGCGCGGTACGCGCACGCTTGGCAAATATGTCAAGTATCAATCCAGTACGATCAAGTACTTTGCACTTAATGCTGCCTTCAATGTTGCGCAGTTGAGCAGGGCTCAACTCATCATCAAAAATGGCCAGGTCTATATTTTCGGCCACAATAAATGCTGCCACATCTGCCAACTTGCCTGAGCCAACATAGGTTCGCTGGTCTGGATAGTCTAATTTTTGGGTAAAGCGTTTGACTACTTTTGCTCCTGCTGTTTCGGCAAGAAACGCTAGTTCGTCCAGGTATTCTGTAATAAGTTCATCGGCATTGCTCTTGAGCGAAACTCCTATCAGTATGGCGCGTTCGTCTGTAGCTAAGCGCTGTATGTGTTTTGGCAACTTGGTGTTTTATTATTTATTTAAAGTCTCTACGTAGCTAACCACCGCTTCTATCTGCTCAGCACTCAGCATTTTATCATAAGCTTGCATGGCATTTTTGCCATGCGTTACAATTTCAACTTTCTCTGCATGGGTGCGTGCGCTTGCAGTTAAATCCTTAGCACCACTCAACCCAAGTTTGCCATCGCTACCATGACAGTTTACACATTGATTAGCAAATATTATTTCTCCCGCTTTAAGGTCTGTACCAGCAGGCAAATCGGGCTTGGCACTACTAAACATGAGGTTCTTGCTCTCGCTGACACCGTAAGCATATACAATGAATATAAGTGAAAGTAATGCCAGATTTTTATTCTGTTTTTTAAAGGCCATAATGGCAAGAGGAATGCTGGTGGCTACAGCAATTAATTTTACCCATAACCATGCACCTTTATTGCCGGTATATATTAATAAGTAAATGCCCGTGGCCAAGAACAAGGTGCTTATAATCATTTCGGTAATGCGTGTTGCTTTGGTAACACGGGTAAGCAGCTCAGTTTTACCAAAAATAAGCAAAGCAGTTTTTATCAGATAAAGAACTAAGAATAAGATCACACTCAACTTGTGTGTATGTAGCATTCCAGTATACATCGTTTTGTTTTTTTTTGAGGAAACAAATAACAACAAAGTGCATGAATGATGCAAAGAAAATTTAGAACCTGTTTGCGATTTATGTTTTGTATTTATGCTGAGTGGATTTTTTTTTGAAAGTAAAGGGTGTTGTACAGGCCCAAATGCACCCCAAACCCATTAAGGGGCTTAAATTCAGGGATTATGTAAAATTTGTTTTATATGAGTAAGAAATATTTTTAAAATCTGCATTTATCAGCAAAGCCAATTCAATTTGAAATTTTCGATTGAAGTAGATCACAAAGTACATCAAAATGTAACTCAGAAGGAATACGATATTGAGCGCACCAAATTATTGAATGAAAAAGGTATTTATGAAATTCGCTTTACCAATGAAATTATCCTAAACCAAATCACCGATGCATAGAATGAAATCGAAAACACAATCAATCAACTGAAACAAAAAATTAAATAAAGCAAATCAGCCATCCGAGTAAAGGCAAGCCCCTTAAGGGGTTTGGGGTGTATTGGGATTAAAATGCGCTGAATAATTTGCATTTAGAGATGGTAAGGCTGAGTAAGAAGTTAGACTAATAGTAAAATGAACTATCGTTTAATATAGATATTCAACAACCAGTCCTAATAGTATACTTCTTAAAGCGGGCTTTGAAACAAGTTCAAAAGCAAGCCACAAGACTCTTTTATAATTTTACTATTCGTCTAACTATTCTATTTTCTTTTGAATATAGCAGCAGGTTATAAACACCGGGGCTGAGTTTTTCAATGTTAAGCTGAACTTCGTTTGTAAGCAGTGGTTGCTGTAAGCAAATCCTGCCATGTGTATCGGAAAGTATTAGTTGCGTACCATCACTAGCAGAAGTTGTGCGTATTGTTACCATGCCTGTATTAGTTGGATTGGGAAATACCAGAATATCCATCGCATCCTTCTCTGGTATAGATAAGCAGTTGTCAACACCTATGGTGCCAATGGCTGCATCTGCGCAGCCATTGCTTGCTGTATAGATATAAGTTACAGCGTGTATTCCGACACCGGCAGCAAGTGGGTCAAAAAATCCATTGTTTACAGCTGTTCCGCTGTAAGTTCCACCTGACGGGCTTCCTCCGGTTAAGTTGATGGCACCATTGTATAAGCAAATGGTTGGCTGCGTGGCAAGGGTCACTATCGGATTTGTATTTACTATTAGCGAAGCGCTATCACTAAACGCACAGCCTCCAATGAGGCAGCGTATACGGGCACCGTTATAACTTGTATTTACATTTCCAAGCTGCAAGGTATCATTGGTGACACCACTTACATTTCCACTATCAACAAGTGGGCTCCAGCCGTTTCCTGAATTTATATACCATAAGTAAGTGGTGGCAGCAGCGGCTTGCGCAACGAATTGAGCGTTAGCGTTCTCACATATACTTAGATTGACAGGCTGTAAAGTAATTGAAGGAGCCGCATTATAGTTCAGGATCACTTCCTGGGTATAGGTAACAGTGAAATTACATGAGTTATATATTCCACAGCGAAACTTAAAGCCATTCATTGATGCCGAAACATTAGTGAGCTGTAGTAGATTTGTTGAGGAGCCGTTATAAACCGAGTTGCTTGTTGCGAACTGAAACCCTGAGCCATTAAGGCTGTCAACTTCCCATTCATAAATAATACCCGAAGCAATTGCCTTTACCTGAAATACCACCATGCCGGTACCGCAAGAGTAAGCATCTTGTGGTTGCGCATTTATTACTGTGTTCGAATTTACATATAAGGTTGCCTCGTTGGAGTAGGAGCACTCACCAAGTTTGCAACGGTATTTATACCCGTTCAACGCTACTGCTGCCGATTGTATATATAATTGGCTTGTTTTGGTGCCTATATACGTTGAGCTATTACTTAAGTCAGTATAGGTGCCGCTACCCATATCCACCTGCCATTGATAAGATGATATGTTGTTGCCTGCAACCGTAAAAGCAGCATTATAGAATTCACATATCGCACTATCTGTGGGTTGTTGGATAATGGAGGCATAAACATTACTTACGTTAAGTGTAACGGCAGTGCTGGTATCAACCGAATTGCATTCGCCCGAAACAATACAACGGTATTTATTACCATCCATCCATGCCTGAGGATTGGTAAGGTACATCAGGGGCTGATTTACCGAAACATGATAACTGTTTGCTTGTAAATTAAAATAGCCGGTTCCAGTATCAGCCTGCCAGGTATATTGCAGGTTGCTGCCGGTAGCATAACAGTAAACAGCAGTATTTTGATTTTCACAAGTTTTTTGATTGGCTGGTTGCAATTGTATTTTTGCTTTAGCGTATATGGTAACCGGTACAAGCATGGTCTCGGTTAAAACGGCTGGCGAAGTTGAAAAAACTTTAATCTTGTAATTGTTGGCTTGCGCCACATTGGTAGGAATAGAACAGGCAATAGAGGAGGCTGTAGTAGCCATTAATGACCCAATGGTATCAGCCTTGGCAAAAAAGCCGTTGCTGTCGCTCAACAATACATAAAAAGTGTTGTCGCTATTAAAAGTGAGTGCACTGGAGAAACTTACGTTCAGGCTAGTACCACTACAAAGCGAAGATGCCGAAGTTTGAACATTAGTAATATTCAGCACCGCATCGCGCGACCATAGCGAAGAGCCTTGTGTAGCTGCATATAATTTTCCATTATCTTCACGAATATCTGAAATTGCTCCCAAATCATTTTTAAACCCATCATTATAGTTTTGCCAATGGGCTCCGTCATCTATCGATATCCTATCGCCACTAATCAGGTTGCCTTGATAATAGATTATTTCTCTGGTACCCGAGTATTGCAGGTTAACAAGTTGCCATGCCGAATCAGTCAATAGCTTGCTGTGTATAAATCCAAGTTCGCAAAGCCAAACACGATTTCCATTAGCAAGTAATTTTCGCTGAAAGTAAGGTGAAACAATTCCGGCATTATCTAGGGTCCAACTTTGACCTGCATTCGTGCTGCGATAAACATCATCGCTCTGTGTTGTAAACCATGTAGTGCCAATGTTTATAAGATCATCATAAGTAACATTTGCCGGCAGGCCATTATTAGCGTTGGTCCAAGTGATGGCATCTGTCGATTTCCATATGCCATTGTTGGTGGTCATGTATAATTCGCTACCCCAATTCATAAATTTTTTGGTAATACCACCCGTCAAACTAAAAGACATAGCATAGGGGCCCATAGCAGTTGGCGATCTATAAATTGTACCAAATCCACCTGCAATGTATTCATTATTGAAATAGGCAAAATCCAAAATAACATCGTTGTTCGAATTATTGGTAGCTGCCCAATTGACACCATTATTGGTTGATGCATAAATTCCAGCTTGGCTCGAGAGACTTGCCAGAAAATCGTTTCCACGTTTGAATATTTTTTGGATGATGGTATTGGTTATTCCGGTAGATGATTTTGCAAAACTATTCACTCCTCCGCTCGATTTATAAATGCCTTCGATAATGCCAACAAAATAGCTTCCGTTATATTTGGTAAACGAGCGGCACAATACTTTTTGAGGGAGACCCGAATTTACAACCGTAGTCCAGGTGCCTCCACCAAATGGAGCTGCTGAAAGTTGCGAATCAAAAGCAATACAATAAATTGTATTGCCATCCACCAGAAAATTGAAAGTAGCAATTTGCCCAAACAGTCCATTAGAGGCTTGATTCCATGATTGTCCGCCATCCAATGAATTATAAATGTCGCTACCTGCCGATAGGTAAAGGGTATCATTACGTCCACCTAAGGCTAAGGCACTTACATTAAAGGCAATACCATTTGAAGCATTGTTCCAGGTAACACCTTCGTCAGTGGATTTTAAAAGGCAGTACTGCCAGTTGGTTAGCGCATATATGGCATTTCCTATCGATTCCAGTTTGGTTACATAGTAGTTGGTGCTAAACAGCGAAAATCCCGTGTTGGTCCAGTTTCCATTAAGCACATCTAATTTCCAGATTTCGCTAAGGCCACCTGGTGTAGACATGTTACCATACAATTTATTATTGTGTACACACAAATTTATCATGCCTGTATATTGAATAAGGCCATTGTTCATCGGATTCCAGGTATCGCCTTTATCGGTTGAATAATACACGGTATCATAGGTTGCTACAACAAGCGTATTATTCCAGTTAACAATATCGCGCACATGATTAGAGTTGAGGCCTGCTGTTTTTTCAATCCACGATTGGCCATTGTTTTGTGTGCGCCAAATACCACCTGCAGCCTGATTAAATTCGAATGCAGCAAAAAGATCGCCATCAACTTCCTGCAACTTGTTGCACATGCCACCATTGAGATCGCCATATAATTGCCATTGGGGTTGTGCCTGCGCAAAGTTGCTTAGTATAATGGCAACAATAATGAATGATAGTTTTTTAATATTCATTTAAATAAATTTTTTGAGTTGTGAAAGTAATACAATTTAACATGAATAAAATATGTTTTTGCAAGTGGTGAAGTAGAAGCAGGGGTATGTTCATTATTTATTTAGAAATGGTAAATGCGTTGTAAATGCTAGCAATGCATGGTTGGATAATAGCAGTCAATGGAATTATCTTTTTTTCCATCTTAATTATTAAGTATTCTTGCAGCCGATGACACTACAAGAATATAAAATATCCGAATTAGAAAAATTACCAATAGTTGCTCATGCTATTGCAGACAAACTAAAGGAGTATCCGGTAGTCGCATTTTATGGCGAAATGGGTGCTGGCAAAACCACACTCATCAAATTGATTTGTAATGAGCTTGGTGTAATGCAAGCAACGGCAAGTCCAACCTTTGCCATTGTAAATGAGTATGTGAGCGAATCGGGCAGGTTAATCTATCATTTCGATTGTTATCGGTTGAATTCGCATCGCGAATTTTATGACCTTGGCTACGAAGAATATTTTTATGGTCACGATATATGCCTTATCGAATGGCCCGAGAAAGTGGAAGGATTGCTGCCTCCACAACATTTAATTGTCAGAATTATTAAGGAGGGAGAAAGTCGAATTTTTAAACTTAGTACTTCTAACTAATTACAATGTTCTTAACCTTGTATTAGCAGCGACTTTATAAGCAGAACAACACAAATAGAACTTCGAATGATAAACGAAAAAAGACATTGCACAAAGCTGATTTACCCGCTAAACATTTTGAAGGAAAATGAATACTTTATAATCTAAAACAAAACCCAAAACACAGAACCCAAAACAAAACATCAAACCCAAAACACATAAAATTAAATAAAATTGAAACCATCCAATAAACAAATGACAAAGGAAGCCACCATAAAATTATTTGAAGAAACGCAAGTACGCACCATTTGGGATGTGGAGCAAGAGAAGTAGTATAGTTCCATTGTGGATGTGATAGAAAATGCTTACTGGAACTGACCGCCACCTCGAAAGTATTGGAGCGACCCTAAAGCCAATCTAAAAAAGGATGGTAGTGAGTTGTCCGAAAAAATCGGACAACTGAAAATGCAATCAGCCGATGGTAAATTATATCAGACCGATGTAGCAGATACCGAACAACTTTTTCGTTTAATACAATCCATTCCTTCGCCCAAAGCAGAACCATTTGAACGATGGTTGGCACACGTTGCATCAGAAAGGCTCGTTGAAATGCAAGACCCTAAACTATGCATAGACAGGGTATTAGAGTAATATCTGAAATTGAGCTATTCTAAAAGCCGGATAAACCAACGGCTAAAAAGTATTGAAATACGAAAAGAACTTATCGATGAATGGAAGAAAAGAGGCTTAAAAGAAGGACAGCAATTTGCTGCGCTTAGGAATATTATTACAAAGGCATGGAGTGACAAAACCACTACGCAGTATAAAGTCTTTAAGGGATAGAAAAAAGAGAACCTACGAGATAATATGACTAACACAGAATTAATTCTGAATATGCTGGCTGAAGCTTCTACCAAAGAAATCTCAGCTGCCTTTAACCCAATAGGTTTTGAAGAAAGCAAAAAGATAGCGAAACCAGGAGGCAATGTAGCTAAAGTAGCAAGGTTGGAATTGGAGTCAAAAACTGGAAAAAAAGTAGTAACGTCATTAAATGCAAAAGATGCTCTAAAGTCATTGCCTGCTAAGACCAAAACTCCAACTAAAAAAAAGGTAACAGTAGTAAATAAAAGTTAAGCGACTGCAAATAAATATTAAAAAGTATAGATGGTGATGAACATGCATATGGCAATTCACAATTGCAGAAAGAATTACCATAGAATAATATGTGTGAATAAAGCACGAACTTCGAGATGTGAGTTTAATTAATGACAATCAGTGAGTGAGAAAGAATGAGTTTTTTGTAAATAATCTCTCCAAGTTTGAAAACGCTTTTCTGCGATTTATTAAGAGTATAAATCAAGAGAAAAATCACACTTTTGAAAAGTAAAAATAACTATAGACAAGAAGGGCGGGAACTGCAAGTGGGATCAATTTGATTGCGGGTTCAGTGGTCAATAGAAGAGTAGTTCTGTAGATCCATTTTTGCTCAGGGTTTGCAATTTAATAATCTAAAAACGGCAAGCCATTTTTTAGGAGTCAACAAATCAACCAACTAAAGAAGCAGCAAAGACAGCATCTTGAATACTTGCTTTTTACTCTACATGATTATCATGCAAGTTGGTTTGAAGTTTATTTCTCCTCATTTTTTTGCTCTTTAACTGCCTCTTTCTTAATTTAAATTGAAATTATTTATCTTTATTTGCCACAGCAATTAAGATATTTGCAAGTGGTTCCGAATTATATTTGTTATGCTGAAAACAAGTTTCCTTTTTTTCTTATTATTCTTTACAAACGTACTTTTTGCTCAAACCATCATTACCGGTAAAGTAACTGATGAACTTACAAATGAACCACTGCCTTTTGTTGCGGTTGTATTTAAAGGGTCGCAGGCCGGTGTCAATACCGATTTTAATGGTGCTTATAGCATCAAAACAAATACCCCTTCCGACAGCTTATTATTCAGTATTGTAGGATATAAGCAAGTAGCCATGCCGGTTAAAAAAAATCAAACCCAGGTTATTAACGTATTAATGAAGGTAAATAGGGTAGAGTTGCTCGAGGTAGTAGTTAAAGCAGGAGAGAACCCTGCTGATATTATGCTTAAAAAAATAATTGAACGCAAAGACGCTAACAATAAACGTAATCTCGAATACTATCAATGCGAGGTATATAGCAAGCTCGAATTTGATATGACTAATATTCCTGACAAAGTTAAAAACTCCAGGGTGGTAAAACCATTTAGTTTCATTTTCGAAAAGATGGATTCATCAGAAAGCAATGAGAAACCTTTTCTTCCATTTTTTATCACTGAAAACCTCAGCGATTTTTATTTTAAAAACAGCCCTAAAACTACTCAGGAAGTAATTAAAGCAAGTAAAGTATCAGGGCTTGAGAATGCTACCGTAACGCAGTTTCTGGGAGATATGTACCAAAATATTAATGTATATAACAATTTTATTTATTTGTTTGGAAAAGATTTTATCAGTCCCATATCGGGATTTGGACAAGCCTATTACAAATATTACTTAACCGATAGTGCATCGTTGGATGGACGGTGGTGTTACAAGATGAAATTTAAGCCACGCAGAAAGCAAGAGCTCACCTTCACAGGAGATTTTTGGGTACACGATACCACATTCGCCATTAAGAAGATGACTATGCGCATTGCCGAAGATGCCAACATTAATTTTATCAACGATATGGCCATAGTGCAGGAATACACTTGCCTGCACGATACCTTGTGGATGCAAAGCCGCGATATTCTTGTAATAGATTTTGCAACCAAAGAAGATGGTCTGGGCATGATTGGCCGTAAGACAGGTTCGTATAAGAAGTATATTGTTAATCAAAAAATAGACGATAAAATTTTTACACCTGCCGAAAATATTCGTGTGCTCGAAGGCAGCGAGAAAAAAGGTGAAGTCTTTTGGAATGATGCGCGGCATGATAGTTTGAACGCACGCGAAAAGCAGATATATGCCATGGTAGACACTATAAAAAGCCTGCCTGCTTTTAAAACGTATGTAGACTTAATTACACTATTTGTTACCGGATACAAAGATTTTGGCGCATTAGAGTTTGGCCCCTACTTTACCTTTGCCAGTTTTAATACCTACGAAGGGTTTCGCCTGCGCTTGGGAGGCCGCACCAGCAATGAGATTAGCGAACGTCTGCAACTGGAGGGATATGTTGCATATGGTTTTAAAGATGAGGATTTTAAATTCGGTGGTGGCTTACGATATATTATTGATCGAAAACCTCGCACTACCATTGGACTCAACTATCGCGATGATATAAGACAATTGGGGCAAAGTGATAATGCTTTTCAGGACGATAATATTTTATCGTCTGTTTTCAGAAGATCGCCTGCTACCAAGCTAACCAAAATTATTACACAGAAAATTTATCTTGAACGCGAATGGTTTGATGGATTTAGTAATCGTATCTCATTTACAAAAAGCGAATTAAGTCCTATTGCGCCTCTAAGTTATGCTTACTATCCCATGAGCGATACGAATGCGGCACCACGCGAATTTCTTAATAGCTCGGAAGTAAGTTTTTATACACGATTTTATTATCGCGAAAAGTTTGTTGCCGGCAAAGTTGACCGCATTAGCATTGGGTCACGATGGCCTATTATTCAAGCTAATTATACAGTTGGACTAAAAGGAGTTCTTAATAGTGATTTTACTTACCATAAAGTAAGCATTCGGGTTACCGATGATATTTCGTTTAAACCCTTTGGATATACCTACATGATTGCAGAAGCAGGAAAAATTTTTGGGACCGTGCCTTATCCTTTGCTCCAAGTACATCAAGGAAACGAATCTTATTTTTATGATTATGCAGCCTACAACCTTATGAATTTTTATGAATTTGTAAGTGATGCCTATTTAAGCGTGATTGCTACCCATCACTTTAATGGAATATTTTTGGACAAATTCCCCCTGTTGCGAAAACTAAAATGGCGTGAGGTAGCCACCGCCCGCATTGTTTATGGAAGCCTTTCCGAAAAAAACAGGTTAATTTTAAAAGACCCGTCTGCATTTAGTTCACTCAAGAGTAAGCCATATTTTGAAACCGGGGTTGGCATAGAAAATATATTTAAAATTATTCGCATCGACTTCCTGTGGCGACAAACGTACATTAACAAAGAATACATTGCTAAGTATAAAGAGCGATTTGGAACATTGAGCAAAGCCCCAGCACAATTTGGTATTCGTGGTAGCTTGCAACTTACCTTTTAATAAACTGCACTTTTGTATTCTAATTAGGCCTTTGGTAAATAATGAATGAATTTGCCGCAACACATGATAAATTAATATAATTTTGGCACGATTAATTCTCCAGACCTTCTATTAAAAAAATCAAAGTATCGAATATGAAAAAAAGTCTTTTAGCCGCAATCTTAATGTTGGTATCGGTTATCACTTTTGCGCAGCAGGCAAGCACTTTGCCCCGTGTAAATGTAAAAAGCTTAAATGGCACAATTGTTACTACCGACAGCATCTCTAATGGCGACAAACCAATGATAGTTAGCTTCTGGGCAACCTGGTGCAAGCCTTGTGTAAATGAGCTTAATGCTATAAGCGAAGTATATACCGAGTGGCAGGAAAAAACAGGAGTTAAAGTTGTGGCTATCTCTATTGATGATGCCCGAACCATGAATAGTGTAAAACCATTTGTAAATGGTAAGGCATGGCCATACGAAGTTTACATTGATGCCAATAGCGATTTTAAACGTGCCCTTAATATTACGAATGTTCCCTTTACTCTGATACTGAATGGTAAGCGCGAAATTATTCATCAGCACACCAGTTATGTTCCCGGTGATGAATTAAAATTGTTAGAAGAGGTAATAAAACTATCGGCTAAAGAATAAGGCTTCAGCCTATAAATTTGTTGTGTGATATAGTTTGCAGAAGAAATGAAATTTTTAATTGCAGGGTTGGGAAATATTGGTGAAGAATACGAATACACCCGACACAACATTGGTTTTAGCATACTCGATAATTGGGCCATGCAGGATAGCCTCACCTTTAAAACGGACCGCCTCGCTATGGTTAGCGAAGCCAAATGGAAAGGCAAAACAGCAATCTTGATTAAACCAACTACATATATGAATCTGAGTGGCAAAGCAGTAAATTATTGGATGCAAACAGAGAGAATTTCAATTCAGAATTTGCTTGTAGTTACCGATGATTTAGCATTGCCATTTGGAACAATTCGCCTTAAAGGAAAGGGCAGCGATGGCGGACACAATGGATTGAAAGATATACAGGCCACCTTGAATACGGTTGATTATGCGCGATTGCGTTTCGGCATAGGAAGCGAATTTGCCAAAGGCCGGCAAGTAAATTATGTGCTGAGCAAATGGAACACCGAAGAACAAAAGGCATTAACCGAACGCATATCGACTGCCACCGATATCATAAAAAGTTTTATGGCTACAGGACTTGAACGTACTATGACCGCATACAATAAAAAATAATATTTCTATGAGCACTACCTCTTCAACCGATACTACAAAACCCGCAACTCCGCCTGCCAAAAAGAAAAGCTGGTGGAAATTAAAGTTGCTTCTGACTTTAGCTGTACTTGCCGCTATTGCCTATTTTATCCTCACCTTTACTTATAGCGAAGGCAGTCGCAGTGGAATACTTATAAAGATTTCGAACAAGGGCTATGTGTTTAAAACTTATGAAGGCGAATTAAATATTTCTGGTTTTGGTGATGATGGACAAGGAAGTTTATTGCCAAATAAGATTTGGGCGTTTTCGGTAAAAAACAAAGAGGTATATCAAAATTTGGAATCGTTTCAAGGTAAGAAAGTAGTATTATTCTATGACGAAGTGATTTACAATTTCCCCTGGCAAGGAGACACCAAATATTTTATTG
This window of the Bacteroidota bacterium genome carries:
- a CDS encoding SirB2 family protein, coding for MYTGMLHTHKLSVILFLVLYLIKTALLIFGKTELLTRVTKATRITEMIISTLFLATGIYLLIYTGNKGAWLWVKLIAVATSIPLAIMAFKKQNKNLALLSLIFIVYAYGVSESKNLMFSSAKPDLPAGTDLKAGEIIFANQCVNCHGSDGKLGLSGAKDLTASARTHAEKVEIVTHGKNAMQAYDKMLSAEQIEAVVSYVETLNK
- a CDS encoding DUF559 domain-containing protein translates to MFKICIYQQSQFNLKFSIEVDHKVHQNVTQKEYDIERTKLLNEKGIYEIRFTNEIILNQITDA
- a CDS encoding T9SS type A sorting domain-containing protein, producing MNIKKLSFIIVAIILSNFAQAQPQWQLYGDLNGGMCNKLQEVDGDLFAAFEFNQAAGGIWRTQNNGQSWIEKTAGLNSNHVRDIVNWNNTLVVATYDTVYYSTDKGDTWNPMNNGLIQYTGMINLCVHNNKLYGNMSTPGGLSEIWKLDVLNGNWTNTGFSLFSTNYYVTKLESIGNAIYALTNWQYCLLKSTDEGVTWNNASNGIAFNVSALALGGRNDTLYLSAGSDIYNSLDGGQSWNQASNGLFGQIATFNFLVDGNTIYCIAFDSQLSAAPFGGGTWTTVVNSGLPQKVLCRSFTKYNGSYFVGIIEGIYKSSGGVNSFAKSSTGITNTIIQKIFKRGNDFLASLSSQAGIYASTNNGVNWAATNNSNNDVILDFAYFNNEYIAGGFGTIYRSPTAMGPYAMSFSLTGGITKKFMNWGSELYMTTNNGIWKSTDAITWTNANNGLPANVTYDDLINIGTTWFTTQSDDVYRSTNAGQSWTLDNAGIVSPYFQRKLLANGNRVWLCELGFIHSKLLTDSAWQLVNLQYSGTREIIYYQGNLISGDRISIDDGAHWQNYNDGFKNDLGAISDIREDNGKLYAATQGSSLWSRDAVLNITNVQTSASSLCSGTSLNVSFSSALTFNSDNTFYVLLSDSNGFFAKADTIGSLMATTASSIACSIPTNVAQANNYKIKVFSTSPAVLTETMLVPVTIYAKAKIQLQPANQKTCENQNTAVYCYATGSNLQYTWQADTGTGYFNLQANSYHVSVNQPLMYLTNPQAWMDGNKYRCIVSGECNSVDTSTAVTLNVSNVYASIIQQPTDSAICEFYNAAFTVAGNNISSYQWQVDMGSGTYTDLSNSSTYIGTKTSQLYIQSAAVALNGYKYRCKLGECSYSNEATLYVNSNTVINAQPQDAYSCGTGMVVFQVKAIASGIIYEWEVDSLNGSGFQFATSNSVYNGSSTNLLQLTNVSASMNGFKFRCGIYNSCNFTVTYTQEVILNYNAAPSITLQPVNLSICENANAQFVAQAAAATTYLWYINSGNGWSPLVDSGNVSGVTNDTLQLGNVNTSYNGARIRCLIGGCAFSDSASLIVNTNPIVTLATQPTICLYNGAINLTGGSPSGGTYSGTAVNNGFFDPLAAGVGIHAVTYIYTASNGCADAAIGTIGVDNCLSIPEKDAMDILVFPNPTNTGMVTIRTTSASDGTQLILSDTHGRICLQQPLLTNEVQLNIEKLSPGVYNLLLYSKENRIVRRIVKL
- the tsaE gene encoding tRNA (adenosine(37)-N6)-threonylcarbamoyltransferase complex ATPase subunit type 1 TsaE translates to MTLQEYKISELEKLPIVAHAIADKLKEYPVVAFYGEMGAGKTTLIKLICNELGVMQATASPTFAIVNEYVSESGRLIYHFDCYRLNSHREFYDLGYEEYFYGHDICLIEWPEKVEGLLPPQHLIVRIIKEGESRIFKLSTSN
- a CDS encoding carboxypeptidase-like regulatory domain-containing protein — translated: MLKTSFLFFLLFFTNVLFAQTIITGKVTDELTNEPLPFVAVVFKGSQAGVNTDFNGAYSIKTNTPSDSLLFSIVGYKQVAMPVKKNQTQVINVLMKVNRVELLEVVVKAGENPADIMLKKIIERKDANNKRNLEYYQCEVYSKLEFDMTNIPDKVKNSRVVKPFSFIFEKMDSSESNEKPFLPFFITENLSDFYFKNSPKTTQEVIKASKVSGLENATVTQFLGDMYQNINVYNNFIYLFGKDFISPISGFGQAYYKYYLTDSASLDGRWCYKMKFKPRRKQELTFTGDFWVHDTTFAIKKMTMRIAEDANINFINDMAIVQEYTCLHDTLWMQSRDILVIDFATKEDGLGMIGRKTGSYKKYIVNQKIDDKIFTPAENIRVLEGSEKKGEVFWNDARHDSLNAREKQIYAMVDTIKSLPAFKTYVDLITLFVTGYKDFGALEFGPYFTFASFNTYEGFRLRLGGRTSNEISERLQLEGYVAYGFKDEDFKFGGGLRYIIDRKPRTTIGLNYRDDIRQLGQSDNAFQDDNILSSVFRRSPATKLTKIITQKIYLEREWFDGFSNRISFTKSELSPIAPLSYAYYPMSDTNAAPREFLNSSEVSFYTRFYYREKFVAGKVDRISIGSRWPIIQANYTVGLKGVLNSDFTYHKVSIRVTDDISFKPFGYTYMIAEAGKIFGTVPYPLLQVHQGNESYFYDYAAYNLMNFYEFVSDAYLSVIATHHFNGIFLDKFPLLRKLKWREVATARIVYGSLSEKNRLILKDPSAFSSLKSKPYFETGVGIENIFKIIRIDFLWRQTYINKEYIAKYKERFGTLSKAPAQFGIRGSLQLTF